The following are encoded in a window of Kitasatospora sp. NBC_01250 genomic DNA:
- a CDS encoding SCO5389 family protein produces MSLTVSPELLAQAEAGEVAEADFVATVRESLPYAYGMVEQLSIELAAGGVAFADNQVEPPSDAERGQLLRAMASDSIRGSLERHFGVRLAFMNCHRVAVFPVGAEQGAEYRAFVSMRAQLLNQTPELRSC; encoded by the coding sequence ATGTCTCTCACCGTCTCCCCCGAACTGCTCGCCCAGGCCGAGGCCGGGGAGGTCGCCGAAGCCGACTTCGTCGCCACCGTCCGCGAGTCGCTCCCCTACGCCTACGGGATGGTCGAGCAGCTCAGCATCGAACTGGCCGCCGGCGGTGTCGCGTTCGCGGACAACCAGGTGGAGCCACCGTCGGACGCCGAGCGCGGGCAGTTGCTGCGCGCGATGGCCAGCGACTCGATCCGGGGCAGCCTGGAGCGGCACTTCGGCGTGCGGCTGGCGTTCATGAACTGCCACCGGGTGGCGGTCTTCCCGGTCGGTGCGGAGCAGGGCGCGGAGTACCGGGCGTTCGTCTCGATGCGCGCCCAGCTGCTCAACCAGACACCCGAGCTGCGCAGTTGCTGA
- a CDS encoding LysR family transcriptional regulator — MQFHQLRYFVAVAELRHFTRAAERTRVAQPSLSQQIRSLERELGAELFHRTRGNIALTDAGAALLPLARRILADAESARLAVQETVQLRRGRVRLGAPPSLCTSLVPDVLRAYRSRHPGVELVVREDGSRDLVRTLTAGELDLALIITPQAGEAPGLAVTELLYEDLVLVSATPMRRRRARIEDLRGQPLVMFREGYDLREATLAACRAAGFEPELAVAGGEMDAVLGFVRAGLGPAVLPGMVAARSGLSVTPFAGSGLGRVIALASGAELPLSRAAAALREVLLDHLVEAGRAGALPPGTRLLDPDRPGPFGRTAASRSDDVSADRLG; from the coding sequence GTGCAGTTCCACCAGCTCCGCTACTTCGTGGCCGTCGCCGAACTGCGGCACTTCACCCGCGCCGCCGAGCGGACCAGGGTCGCCCAGCCCTCGCTCTCCCAGCAGATCCGTTCACTGGAGCGGGAGTTGGGCGCCGAGCTGTTCCACCGGACGCGCGGCAACATCGCGCTCACCGACGCGGGTGCGGCGCTGCTGCCGCTGGCCCGGCGCATCCTGGCCGACGCCGAGAGCGCCCGGCTCGCCGTCCAGGAGACGGTGCAGCTGCGGCGCGGCCGGGTCCGCCTCGGTGCCCCGCCGAGCCTGTGCACCAGCCTGGTCCCCGACGTGCTGCGGGCCTACCGGTCCCGGCACCCGGGCGTCGAGCTCGTGGTGCGCGAGGACGGTTCGCGCGATCTGGTCCGTACCCTGACGGCCGGCGAACTGGACCTGGCGCTGATCATCACACCGCAGGCGGGCGAGGCACCCGGGCTCGCGGTCACCGAACTGCTCTACGAGGACCTGGTGCTGGTCTCGGCCACCCCGATGCGGCGGCGCAGGGCCCGGATCGAGGACCTGCGCGGGCAGCCGCTGGTGATGTTCCGGGAGGGCTACGACCTGCGCGAGGCCACCCTGGCGGCCTGCCGGGCCGCCGGTTTCGAGCCCGAACTCGCGGTGGCCGGCGGGGAGATGGACGCCGTGCTCGGCTTCGTCCGGGCCGGCCTCGGGCCCGCCGTGCTGCCCGGCATGGTGGCCGCCCGCAGCGGCCTGAGCGTCACCCCGTTCGCCGGGTCCGGCCTCGGCCGGGTGATCGCGCTGGCCAGCGGTGCCGAACTGCCGCTCAGCCGCGCGGCTGCGGCGCTGCGCGAGGTGCTGCTCGATCACCTGGTCGAGGCCGGCCGGGCGGGCGCACTGCCGCCCGGCACCCGGCTGCTCGATCCCGACCGGCCCGGCCCGTTCGGCCGCACCGCGGCCTCTCGGTCTGACGATGTGTCAGCTGATCGCCTCGGGTGA
- a CDS encoding succinate dehydrogenase cytochrome b subunit, translating into MAVTTGARPRGSTRERSTLAVLWGSTIGKKAAMAVSGVAMLTYLVLHMLGNLKIFFGAGELNGYAAWLRTIGQPFLGHAWFLWIARVGLVLAVVVHGVAAYQLSRRDLAARPTGYRRTRARASYATRTMRWGGVILALFIVWHILDLTTLTVNPVADPGHPYQNVVGAFRTWYDGGIYCVAMLAVGLHVRHGFWSAAQTLGVNNPRRDRALKLTANLLALVLTAGFLSVPLAVMTGIVR; encoded by the coding sequence ATGGCAGTGACAACGGGAGCGCGACCCCGCGGGTCGACGCGGGAACGGTCCACCCTGGCGGTGCTCTGGGGTTCGACCATCGGCAAGAAGGCCGCGATGGCGGTCAGCGGTGTGGCGATGCTGACCTATCTGGTCCTCCACATGCTGGGCAATCTGAAGATCTTCTTCGGGGCCGGCGAGCTCAACGGCTACGCGGCCTGGCTGCGCACCATCGGCCAGCCCTTCCTCGGCCACGCGTGGTTCCTGTGGATCGCCCGGGTCGGCCTGGTGCTCGCCGTGGTGGTGCACGGGGTGGCCGCCTACCAGCTGAGCCGGCGCGACCTGGCCGCCCGGCCGACCGGCTACCGGCGCACCCGGGCGCGGGCCAGCTACGCGACGCGCACCATGCGCTGGGGCGGGGTGATCCTGGCGCTCTTCATCGTCTGGCACATCCTGGACCTGACCACCCTGACCGTGAACCCGGTGGCCGACCCCGGGCACCCGTACCAGAACGTGGTGGGTGCCTTCCGCACCTGGTACGACGGCGGGATCTACTGCGTGGCGATGCTGGCGGTCGGGCTGCACGTGCGGCACGGCTTCTGGAGCGCCGCCCAGACGCTGGGCGTCAACAACCCGCGCCGCGACCGGGCGTTGAAGCTGACCGCCAACCTGCTGGCGCTGGTGCTGACTGCCGGCTTCCTCTCCGTGCCGCTCGCCGTGATGACAGGAATCGTCCGATGA
- a CDS encoding fumarate reductase/succinate dehydrogenase flavoprotein subunit — protein MTSEVPTDYSDFTVGAPIADDRAPDGPIAERWDRRRFEAKLVNPANRRGRTVIVVGTGLAGGSAGATLAEAGYHVVQFCFQDSPRRAHSIAAQGGINAAKNYRNDGDSVRRLFYDTVKGGDFRARESNVHRLAEVSVQIIDQCVAQGVPFAREYGGLLDTRSFGGVQVSRTFYARGQTGQQLLLGAYQALSRQVAAGNVELHPRTEMLDLLVIDGRARGIVARDLVTGAVSAHLADAVVLATGGYGNVFHLSTNAKNSNATAIWRAHRRGAYFANPCFTQIHPTCIPRSGEHQAKLTLMSESLRNDGRIWVPRTAGDTRSPELIPEDERDYYLERIYPAFGNLVPRDIASRAAKNVCDEGRGVGPGGQGVYLDFADAIARLGRAAVEARYGNLFEMYQRITAEDPYRVPMRIYPAIHYTMGGLWVDYDLQTSVPGLFAIGEANFSDHGANRLGASALMQGLADGYFVLPATLADYLAQAPVAPVAADHPEVTTVIAEVTDRLKRLLAVDGDRSPESFHRELGQLLWDECGMARDEAGLRRALARIPELRAEFWRRLAVPGTGEELNQTLEKANRLVDYFELAELMCLDALHRTESCGGHFRTESQTPSGEAARKDEEFGYVAAWEYTDGGAPVLHREELTFTEVHPTQRSYA, from the coding sequence ATGACCTCCGAAGTGCCCACTGACTACAGCGACTTCACCGTCGGCGCGCCGATCGCCGACGACCGGGCGCCGGACGGCCCGATCGCCGAGCGCTGGGACCGGCGCCGGTTCGAGGCGAAGCTGGTGAACCCGGCCAACCGGCGCGGGCGCACCGTGATCGTGGTGGGCACCGGCCTCGCGGGCGGTTCGGCCGGCGCCACGCTGGCCGAAGCCGGCTACCACGTGGTGCAGTTCTGCTTCCAGGACTCCCCCAGGCGGGCGCACTCGATCGCCGCGCAGGGCGGGATCAACGCGGCGAAGAACTACCGCAACGACGGCGACTCGGTGCGGCGGCTCTTCTACGACACCGTCAAGGGCGGCGACTTCCGGGCCCGGGAGTCCAACGTCCACCGGCTGGCCGAGGTCTCGGTGCAGATCATCGACCAGTGCGTGGCCCAGGGCGTGCCGTTCGCCCGCGAGTACGGCGGCCTGCTGGACACCCGCTCGTTCGGCGGCGTGCAGGTCTCGCGCACCTTCTACGCCCGCGGCCAGACCGGACAGCAGCTGCTGCTCGGCGCCTACCAGGCGCTCTCCCGGCAGGTCGCGGCCGGCAACGTGGAGCTGCACCCGCGCACCGAGATGCTCGACCTGCTGGTGATCGACGGGCGGGCGCGCGGCATCGTGGCCCGCGACCTGGTGACCGGTGCGGTCAGTGCCCACCTGGCCGACGCCGTGGTGCTGGCCACCGGCGGCTACGGCAACGTCTTCCACCTGTCCACCAACGCCAAGAACTCCAACGCCACCGCGATCTGGCGCGCGCACCGGCGCGGCGCGTACTTCGCCAACCCGTGCTTCACCCAGATCCACCCGACCTGCATCCCGCGCTCGGGCGAGCACCAGGCCAAACTCACCCTGATGAGCGAGTCGCTGCGCAACGACGGGCGGATCTGGGTGCCGAGGACCGCCGGCGACACCCGCTCGCCGGAGCTGATCCCCGAGGACGAGCGGGACTACTACCTGGAGCGGATCTACCCCGCCTTCGGCAACCTGGTGCCGCGCGACATCGCCTCCCGGGCCGCGAAGAACGTCTGCGACGAGGGCCGCGGGGTCGGACCCGGCGGGCAGGGCGTCTACCTGGACTTCGCCGACGCGATCGCCCGGCTGGGCCGGGCGGCCGTCGAGGCCAGGTACGGCAACCTCTTCGAGATGTACCAGCGGATCACCGCCGAGGACCCGTACCGGGTGCCGATGCGGATCTACCCCGCGATCCACTACACGATGGGCGGACTGTGGGTCGACTACGACCTGCAGACCAGCGTGCCGGGCCTGTTCGCGATCGGCGAGGCCAACTTCTCCGACCACGGCGCCAACCGGCTCGGGGCCAGCGCCCTGATGCAGGGACTGGCCGACGGCTACTTCGTGCTGCCGGCCACCCTGGCCGACTACCTGGCCCAGGCGCCGGTCGCCCCGGTGGCCGCCGACCACCCGGAGGTCACCACGGTGATCGCCGAGGTGACGGACCGGCTCAAGCGGCTGCTGGCCGTGGACGGCGACCGCAGCCCCGAGTCCTTCCACCGCGAGCTGGGCCAACTGCTCTGGGACGAGTGCGGGATGGCCCGCGACGAGGCCGGGCTGCGCCGGGCGCTGGCCAGGATCCCCGAGCTGCGCGCCGAGTTCTGGCGCCGGCTCGCCGTGCCGGGCACCGGCGAGGAGCTCAACCAGACGCTGGAGAAGGCCAATCGACTGGTCGACTACTTCGAACTGGCCGAACTGATGTGCCTGGACGCGCTGCACCGCACCGAGTCCTGCGGCGGCCACTTCCGCACCGAGAGCCAGACCCCGAGCGGCGAAGCGGCCCGCAAGGACGAGGAGTTCGGCTACGTGGCCGCCTGGGAGTACACCGACGGCGGCGCACCGGTGCTGCACCGCGAAGAGCTCACCTTCACCGAGGTCCACCCCACCCAGCGGAGCTACGCATGA
- a CDS encoding succinate dehydrogenase/fumarate reductase iron-sulfur subunit, with the protein MNLTLRIWRQAGPDAPGALTTYQVTGISPEMSFLEMLDTLNEELIPRGEEPVAFDHDCREGICGACGMVINGQAHGPERTTTCQLHMRHFQDGDVIDVEPWRSAAFPVVRDLVVDRSAFDRIIGAGGYITAPTGSAPEAHATPVPKEAADLAFEHAECIGCGACVAACPNGSAMLFTSAKVVHLNVLPQGAPERRSRARALVGAMDAEGFGGCTNTGECATACPKGIGLNAIATLNREFLLGGR; encoded by the coding sequence ATGAACCTCACCCTGCGGATCTGGCGGCAGGCCGGACCGGACGCGCCCGGCGCGCTGACCACCTACCAGGTCACCGGGATCAGCCCGGAGATGTCGTTCCTGGAGATGCTGGACACCCTCAACGAGGAGCTGATCCCGCGCGGCGAGGAGCCGGTGGCCTTCGACCACGACTGCCGCGAGGGCATCTGCGGCGCCTGCGGCATGGTGATCAACGGCCAGGCGCACGGCCCGGAGCGGACCACCACCTGCCAGCTGCACATGCGGCACTTCCAGGACGGCGACGTGATCGACGTCGAGCCGTGGCGCTCGGCGGCCTTCCCGGTCGTGCGGGACCTGGTGGTGGACCGGTCGGCGTTCGACCGGATCATCGGGGCCGGCGGCTACATCACCGCGCCCACCGGCAGCGCCCCCGAGGCGCACGCCACCCCGGTGCCCAAGGAGGCCGCCGACCTCGCCTTCGAGCACGCCGAGTGCATCGGCTGCGGGGCCTGCGTGGCGGCCTGCCCCAACGGGTCGGCGATGCTCTTCACCTCGGCCAAGGTGGTGCACCTCAACGTGCTGCCGCAGGGTGCGCCGGAACGGCGCAGCCGGGCGCGGGCCCTGGTGGGGGCGATGGACGCGGAGGGCTTCGGCGGCTGCACCAACACCGGCGAGTGCGCCACCGCCTGCCCCAAGGGGATCGGGCTGAACGCGATCGCGACGCTGAACCGGGAGTTCCTGCTCGGCGGGCGGTGA
- a CDS encoding restriction endonuclease, translated as MARRAGGGVLSVWAEAQRQEQRRRQAQERAQVAAQRQAAQAARAAQLAAARGEREAAKAYQQSREAEAGELSARLEERVAELEGLLRVGLARPAFSLDPLLAPAALPAAFDPGRLGVPVPMPDPARYQVPAQGGMLQRRRYEEQRAQAQAQYERDWHRAQAAERERLRQLTEYQRGFDEWAAEHRRHDAERIARTRELAERLGRGEDEAVREYFSAALYGSTGWPEGFPHRISLAWDVTHRQLVVEWELPGFDVVPEHSRVRYVKTDDRQAPVARAAAERKRIYREVLARGTLRVLDELFRADQRGLVDSVALNGLVQGVDPATGRETGRVLVAVTATRAAFRAIALDRVAPVECLEGLGGRLSARPERLAEVREERRPHEVGARVLGHGEDEPDLFTMDPIAFEELIAELFRARGYRVATTARSGDEGVDVVAVDPDPVTGGKIVIQAKRYRSTVSPTAVRDLDSTVRHHGAIKGILVTTAHFGRGSYDYIENKPLSLVNGPELVELLAEQGLRGRLGPAPAAPMAGEAAAGAPGAGAGEVRLRIEWQSRTVGGDPVELDVSAFLCAGGRVLSDEHFVFFNNPADPGGAVRLGSARTAAGDRLRTATLALALDRVGPEVTEVAVAVSTEEDPGPALPLGYLHGLALVVTERASELELHRWAEGTSGIAESALELGAFRRTGPGGGWRFEAAVRPVRGGLAGLATGRGVAIA; from the coding sequence GTGGCAAGGCGAGCGGGCGGCGGGGTGCTCTCGGTCTGGGCGGAGGCGCAGCGGCAGGAGCAGCGGCGCAGGCAGGCCCAGGAGCGGGCGCAGGTGGCGGCGCAGCGGCAGGCGGCGCAGGCGGCCAGGGCCGCGCAACTGGCCGCGGCGCGCGGGGAGCGGGAGGCGGCCAAGGCGTACCAGCAGAGCCGGGAGGCCGAGGCCGGCGAGCTGAGCGCGCGGCTCGAGGAGCGGGTGGCCGAGCTGGAGGGCCTGCTGCGGGTGGGCCTGGCCCGCCCCGCGTTCAGCCTGGACCCGCTGCTGGCGCCCGCCGCGCTGCCGGCCGCCTTCGACCCCGGACGGCTCGGGGTGCCCGTCCCGATGCCGGATCCGGCGCGCTACCAGGTGCCGGCCCAGGGCGGGATGCTGCAGCGCCGCCGCTACGAGGAGCAGCGCGCGCAGGCCCAGGCGCAGTACGAGCGGGACTGGCACCGGGCGCAGGCCGCCGAGCGCGAGCGGCTGCGGCAGCTGACGGAGTACCAGCGCGGCTTCGACGAGTGGGCGGCCGAGCACCGCCGGCACGACGCCGAGCGGATCGCCCGCACCCGGGAGCTGGCCGAGCGGCTGGGCCGCGGCGAGGACGAGGCGGTGCGCGAGTACTTCAGCGCGGCGCTCTACGGCTCCACCGGCTGGCCCGAGGGATTCCCGCACCGGATCAGCCTGGCCTGGGATGTGACGCATCGTCAGCTTGTCGTGGAGTGGGAGCTGCCCGGGTTCGACGTGGTGCCCGAGCACAGCCGGGTGCGGTACGTGAAGACGGACGACCGGCAGGCCCCGGTGGCCAGGGCGGCGGCCGAGCGCAAGCGGATCTACCGCGAGGTGCTGGCGCGCGGCACGCTGCGGGTGCTGGACGAGCTGTTCCGGGCCGATCAGCGCGGCCTGGTCGACTCGGTGGCGCTGAACGGCCTGGTGCAGGGCGTGGATCCGGCGACCGGGCGGGAGACCGGACGGGTGCTGGTGGCGGTGACCGCCACCCGTGCCGCGTTCCGGGCGATCGCGCTGGACCGGGTGGCGCCGGTGGAGTGCCTGGAGGGCCTGGGCGGGCGGCTCTCGGCCCGCCCCGAGCGACTGGCCGAGGTGCGCGAGGAGCGGCGGCCGCACGAGGTGGGCGCCCGGGTGCTGGGCCACGGCGAGGACGAGCCGGATCTCTTCACGATGGACCCGATCGCCTTCGAGGAGCTGATCGCCGAGCTGTTCCGGGCCCGCGGCTACCGGGTGGCGACCACCGCGCGCAGCGGGGACGAAGGCGTGGACGTGGTGGCCGTCGACCCGGATCCGGTGACCGGCGGCAAGATCGTCATCCAGGCCAAGCGCTACCGCTCGACCGTCTCCCCCACCGCGGTGCGGGACCTAGACAGCACCGTGCGCCACCACGGCGCGATCAAAGGCATCCTGGTGACCACGGCGCACTTCGGGCGCGGCTCCTACGACTACATCGAGAACAAGCCGCTGTCGCTGGTGAACGGGCCCGAGCTGGTCGAGCTGCTGGCCGAGCAGGGGCTGCGCGGACGGCTCGGCCCGGCACCGGCCGCGCCGATGGCCGGGGAGGCGGCAGCCGGAGCGCCGGGAGCCGGGGCGGGCGAGGTCCGGCTGCGGATCGAGTGGCAGTCGCGCACGGTGGGCGGCGATCCGGTCGAGCTGGACGTCTCGGCCTTCCTGTGCGCGGGCGGGCGGGTGCTGAGCGACGAGCACTTCGTCTTCTTCAACAACCCCGCCGATCCGGGCGGGGCGGTCAGGCTCGGCTCCGCGCGCACCGCGGCGGGCGACCGACTGCGCACCGCGACGCTGGCGTTGGCGCTGGACCGGGTGGGCCCCGAGGTGACGGAGGTGGCCGTGGCCGTCTCCACCGAGGAGGACCCGGGGCCGGCGCTGCCGCTGGGCTATCTGCACGGTCTGGCCCTGGTGGTCACCGAGCGCGCCTCGGAGCTGGAGCTGCACCGCTGGGCCGAGGGCACCAGCGGGATCGCCGAGAGCGCGCTGGAGCTGGGCGCCTTCCGGCGCACCGGGCCGGGCGGCGGCTGGCGCTTCGAGGCGGCGGTGCGCCCGGTGCGGGGCGGGCTGGCGGGGCTGGCGACCGGGCGCGGGGTGGCGATCGCCTGA
- a CDS encoding ABC transporter ATP-binding protein, producing MPMTLAPVRAAATATGLTKVYGSGATRVVALDQVSVSFRPGEFTAIMGPSGSGKSTLMHCMAGLDYATAGSARIGETELVGLPDRALTKLRRDQLGFVFQSFNLLPQLTALENITLPMDIAGRKVDQAWLARVVATVGLSGRLSHRPGQLSGGQQQRVACARALAGRPEIVFADEPTGNLDSRAGAEILGFLQNSVRELGQTVVMVTHDPMAAGYADRVVFLADGRIVDELSLPTPATVLDRMRRFEGAGRTV from the coding sequence ATGCCCATGACCCTCGCCCCCGTCAGAGCCGCCGCCACCGCGACCGGGCTGACCAAGGTCTACGGCTCCGGCGCGACCCGGGTGGTGGCGCTCGACCAGGTCAGCGTCTCCTTCCGGCCCGGGGAGTTCACCGCGATCATGGGCCCCTCCGGCTCGGGCAAGTCGACCCTGATGCACTGCATGGCGGGCCTGGACTACGCCACCGCCGGCTCGGCGCGGATCGGGGAGACCGAGCTGGTGGGCCTGCCCGACCGGGCCCTGACCAAGCTGCGCCGCGACCAACTCGGCTTCGTCTTCCAGTCGTTCAACCTGCTGCCGCAGCTGACCGCGCTGGAGAACATCACCCTTCCGATGGACATCGCAGGGCGCAAGGTGGACCAGGCCTGGCTGGCGCGGGTGGTGGCGACGGTGGGCCTGTCCGGACGCCTGTCGCACCGGCCCGGCCAGCTCTCCGGCGGCCAGCAGCAACGGGTCGCCTGCGCCCGCGCGCTGGCCGGCCGACCGGAGATCGTCTTCGCCGACGAGCCCACCGGCAACCTGGACTCCCGGGCCGGCGCCGAGATCCTCGGCTTCCTGCAGAACTCGGTGCGCGAACTGGGCCAGACCGTGGTGATGGTGACCCACGACCCGATGGCGGCCGGCTACGCGGACCGGGTGGTCTTCCTGGCCGACGGGCGGATCGTGGACGAGCTGTCGCTGCCCACCCCGGCCACCGTGCTGGACCGGATGCGCCGCTTCGAGGGCGCCGGCCGGACCGTCTGA
- a CDS encoding ABC transporter permease, with translation MYRTALRNVLAHKARLLMTTLAVLLGTAFVSGTLVFTDTLGSALKSQNARSFTGIAVSVSDDGAVSNGYSRGSRKGVTGHLTEQTRQAIAALSGVAEARGVVSGFAGIADHNGALIGDGFSTTGTNYVPDTGGQDTRYPLAAGRGPQHPDELALDTRTAQKGGYRVGDTVRVAVNGPVMQLKLTGLLHVNDPRITAGGSLAAFDTATAQQLYLAQGRFNEIDVRAKAGTDDQQLLDQVRRLLPGDGDFTAQTGAALAAEQDRRITESTKGLSASLLVFAGISLFVGIFIIANTFSMLVAQRTKELALLRAIGASRRQITRSVLIEALLVGLLAATGGLAAGVGIAAGLRAILNGPGQANLPDGPLIVTASTVASVLLVGVLVTVVAAWLPARRAARIAPVAAMSNGDQPATQKSLLIRNTVGTLIAAAGAGLLLRGAGSHDTNTVGLGAGALLIGVFVLTPLLSRPLIALLAPLLQRLYGSPAKLARENALRNPRRTAATASALTVGVTLITALTVVGASVNRAVDRAAGNDLRADYAVAMQNYAQLAPEVAPQIAATHGVSASSVLRQVPVSVGDDDRWITGVNPAAIGQLVNLTQVGGSLDALTKGQLLVDRSTATYDRLSVGDSFTGSFPDGSTGTFTVGGIVADNSVVNGLLAPDALLAPHSAGQGPDRVLVKGAHGADAALKQALQDATGGNPLISIKGQADLKKENRQMLSAALNIMYGLLGMSVVIAVLGVVNTMAMSVFERRREIGMLRAVGLDRRGVRRMVRLESLLIALLGGLLGVGLGILTGWAGNRTIAGSFKDLTTVVPPLPMLGFVAAAALVGLLAALWPARRASRLDVLDSIRAS, from the coding sequence ATGTACCGCACCGCCCTGCGCAACGTCCTGGCCCACAAGGCCCGCCTGCTGATGACCACCCTGGCCGTGCTGCTGGGCACCGCGTTCGTCTCCGGCACGCTGGTCTTCACCGACACCCTCGGCAGCGCGCTGAAGTCGCAGAACGCCAGGAGCTTCACCGGCATCGCCGTCTCGGTCAGTGACGACGGCGCGGTCAGCAACGGCTACAGCCGCGGCAGCCGGAAGGGCGTCACCGGCCACCTGACCGAGCAGACCAGGCAGGCGATCGCCGCGCTGTCCGGCGTCGCCGAGGCCCGCGGCGTGGTCAGCGGCTTCGCCGGCATCGCCGACCACAACGGCGCCCTGATCGGTGACGGCTTCTCGACCACCGGCACCAACTACGTGCCGGACACGGGCGGTCAGGACACCCGCTACCCGCTCGCCGCGGGCCGTGGTCCGCAGCACCCCGACGAGCTGGCGCTGGACACCAGGACCGCGCAGAAGGGCGGCTACCGGGTCGGCGACACCGTGCGGGTGGCCGTCAACGGCCCGGTGATGCAGCTCAAGCTCACCGGCCTGCTGCACGTCAACGACCCGCGGATCACCGCGGGCGGCTCGCTGGCCGCCTTCGACACCGCGACCGCGCAGCAGCTCTACCTGGCGCAGGGCCGGTTCAACGAGATCGACGTGCGGGCCAAGGCCGGCACCGACGACCAGCAGCTGCTCGACCAGGTCCGCCGACTGCTGCCCGGAGACGGCGACTTCACCGCACAGACCGGCGCCGCACTGGCCGCCGAGCAGGACCGCCGGATCACCGAGAGCACCAAGGGGCTGAGCGCCTCGCTGCTGGTCTTCGCCGGCATCTCGCTCTTCGTCGGCATCTTCATCATCGCCAACACCTTCAGCATGCTGGTCGCCCAGCGCACCAAGGAGCTGGCGCTGCTGCGCGCGATCGGCGCCAGCCGCAGGCAGATCACCCGCTCGGTGCTGATCGAGGCGCTGCTGGTCGGCCTGCTGGCGGCCACCGGCGGGCTGGCGGCCGGGGTCGGCATCGCGGCCGGACTGCGCGCGATCCTGAACGGCCCCGGGCAGGCCAACCTGCCCGACGGCCCGCTGATCGTCACCGCGAGCACCGTGGCGAGCGTCCTGCTGGTCGGCGTGCTGGTCACCGTGGTGGCCGCCTGGCTGCCGGCCCGCCGCGCCGCCCGGATCGCGCCGGTGGCCGCGATGAGCAACGGCGACCAGCCCGCCACCCAGAAGAGCCTGCTGATCCGCAACACCGTCGGCACCCTGATCGCCGCGGCCGGCGCCGGTCTGCTGCTGCGCGGCGCGGGCAGCCACGACACGAACACCGTGGGCCTGGGCGCCGGCGCCCTGCTGATCGGGGTCTTCGTGCTGACCCCGCTGCTCTCCCGCCCGCTGATCGCGCTGCTCGCCCCGCTGCTCCAGCGCCTCTACGGCAGCCCCGCCAAGCTGGCCCGGGAGAACGCGCTGCGCAACCCGCGCCGCACCGCCGCCACCGCCTCCGCGCTGACCGTCGGAGTCACCCTGATCACCGCGCTGACCGTGGTCGGTGCCTCGGTGAACCGCGCCGTCGACCGGGCGGCCGGCAACGACCTGCGGGCCGACTACGCGGTGGCGATGCAGAACTACGCCCAGCTCGCGCCCGAGGTGGCCCCGCAGATCGCGGCCACCCACGGGGTGAGCGCGAGCAGCGTGCTGCGCCAGGTGCCGGTGTCGGTCGGCGACGACGACCGCTGGATCACCGGCGTGAACCCGGCCGCCATCGGCCAGTTGGTGAACCTCACCCAAGTCGGCGGATCTCTCGACGCCTTGACGAAGGGTCAACTGCTGGTCGACCGCAGCACCGCGACGTACGACCGTCTGTCGGTGGGGGATTCGTTCACCGGCAGCTTCCCCGACGGCAGCACCGGGACGTTCACCGTCGGCGGGATCGTGGCCGACAACTCGGTGGTGAACGGACTGCTCGCACCCGACGCGCTGCTCGCCCCGCACAGCGCGGGCCAGGGCCCGGACCGGGTACTGGTCAAGGGCGCGCACGGCGCCGACGCCGCGCTCAAGCAGGCGCTGCAGGACGCGACCGGCGGCAACCCGCTCATCTCGATCAAGGGCCAGGCCGACCTGAAGAAGGAGAACCGGCAGATGCTGAGTGCGGCGTTGAACATCATGTACGGGCTGCTCGGCATGTCGGTGGTGATCGCGGTGCTGGGCGTGGTGAACACGATGGCGATGTCCGTCTTCGAGCGGCGCCGGGAGATCGGCATGCTGCGCGCGGTCGGGCTCGACCGGCGCGGGGTGCGGCGGATGGTGCGCCTGGAGTCGCTGCTGATCGCACTGCTCGGCGGGCTGCTCGGGGTGGGGCTGGGGATCCTGACCGGGTGGGCCGGCAACCGGACCATCGCCGGCAGCTTCAAGGACCTGACCACGGTGGTACCGCCGCTGCCGATGCTCGGCTTCGTCGCGGCTGCCGCGCTGGTCGGCCTGCTGGCCGCGCTCTGGCCGGCCCGGCGGGCCTCCCGGCTGGACGTGCTGGACAGCATCCGGGCCAGCTGA